The window AAAAGAAAAAAACTTCCTCCGGAAAGAGCGCGCCCGCCAAAGCCGAGCCTGAAAAGAAGGCGCCCGCGCCGAAAGCGGGAAAGGGCGAGAGCAAAACGCCCGCTCCGGCCGCGGCGGAAAAGAAAACCGTGAAAGTCAAACACGGCGGCTGCGTGAAAGATCTGGCCGACGCGCTCGGACTTTCCGCCGCCGAGGCCGTGAAGAAGCTGATGGGCGCCGGAATGATGGCGCCCGCATCCGCGCCTTTGAACGACGACATCCTGCTCACCCTCGGCGACGCCTGCGGCGTCGACGTCGATTGGAGCGACGAAGCGCCCGCCGCGGAAGAGAAAAAAGAAGCCGAACCGAAAGCGCCCGCCGGCGGCAAGGCGGCGCCGCGCGGTTCGCATCTCAAACCGCGCTCGCCCATCGTCACCGTCATGGGGCACGTCGATCACGGCAAGACCTCGCTGCTCGACGCGATCCGCAAAACTCACGTGACGGCCCGCGAAGCCGGCGGCATCACCCAGCACATCGGCGCTTCGCACGTTACGTACAACGGCAAGGAAATCGTGTTCCTCGACACCCCCGGGCACGAAGCCTTCACCTCCATGCGCGCCCGCGGCGCCCAGTGCACCGACATCGCCGTGCTGGTCGTCGCCGCCGACGACGGCGTCATGCCTCAGACCATCGAAGCCATCAATCACGCCAAGGCCGCCGGCGTTCCCATCATCGTCGCCATCAACAAGATGGACAAACCTACCGCCAACCCGCAGCAGGTCATGCAGGAACTGAGCGGCTACGGCCTCGTGTCCGAAGCGTGGGGCGGCGACACCGTCATGGTGGAAATATCCGCCAAGTCCGGCAAGGGCGTGGATCAGCTGCTGGAAATGATTTCGCTCGTGGCCGAGATGCAGGATCTCAAGGCCGATCCTACCGTTCCGCCCGAAGGCGTCGTCATCGAAGCCCGTCTCGACAAGGGGCAGGGCGCCGTCGCCTCCGTGATCGTGCAGCAGGGAACGCTGTGCCGTGGCGATCTGATCCTGTTCGACACCTGCTGGGGAAAGGTGCGCGCCATGTTCAACGATGCCGGCAAGAACGTCACACAGGCCGGTCCCAGCACCGCCGTCGAGATCATCGGCCTGAACGGCGTGCCTCAGCCAGGCGAGCACTTCCACCAGATCGGTTCCGAGAAGGAGGCCCGCGACTACTTCGCCAACCTCGAAGCCGAACGCCGCAACGCTCAGAACAACACGGCCGTGAAGCGCATGACGCTGGAAGACCTCTACAGCCAAATGCAGGACGGCGAAAAACCCGTGCTGAACCTGGTCATCAAGTGCGACGTGCAGGGCACCATCGAAGCGATCGTCGGCTCGCTGGAAAAGCTCGGCACCGAAGACGTGGGCATCAACATCGTGCACACGGCCGTGGGGCGCATCTCCGAATCGGACATCATGCTGGCCACGGCGTCCAACGCCATCGTCGTGGGCTTTAACGTCCGCCCCGAAAACAGCGCCAGCAAACTCGCCGAAAAGGAAAACGTGCAGATCCGCCTGTACAGCATCATCTACGAGATCATCGACGACGTGAAGGCGGCCATGGAAGGCCTGCTGACGCCGACGATCAAGGAAAACTCGCTGGGCGAAGTGGAGATCCGCAAGATCTTCAAGGCGCCCAAGGTCGGCAAGATCGCCGGCTGCCGGGTCATGAAGGGCGCGATCAAACGCGGCAGCAAGGTGCGTTTGGTTCGCGACGGCATCGTGATCTGGGAAGGCTCGGTCGCTTCGCTGCGCCGCGAGAAGGACGAAGCCAGCGAAGTGCGCGAAGGCTTCGAATGCGGCATGACCTTCACCAACTATCAGGATTTCCGCGAAGGCGACATGGTCGAAGCCTACGAGCTCGTGGAAGAGAAGAGAACTCTGTAAATTTTTGTGCAAGGACCGTTCGCGCGCCGGCAGACTGAAGGAACATCTCAGCGCCGGCGCGTCGAGCAGGAAGGACTGGTTCGCAAGAGAGGAAGGAAACGGATGCCTCGTTTCAGAATGGGAAGAATCAACAGCCAGCTCCAGCGCGAGATCTCGCTGATCCTGTCGCGCGAAGTGCGCGACGAAAAGCTCGCCG of the Pyramidobacter piscolens W5455 genome contains:
- the infB gene encoding translation initiation factor IF-2, which gives rise to MRVYELAKLLEMNNKDLLTLLEKVNVPVKSHMSTIDDDAIQLVEEEVEKSKKKKTSSGKSAPAKAEPEKKAPAPKAGKGESKTPAPAAAEKKTVKVKHGGCVKDLADALGLSAAEAVKKLMGAGMMAPASAPLNDDILLTLGDACGVDVDWSDEAPAAEEKKEAEPKAPAGGKAAPRGSHLKPRSPIVTVMGHVDHGKTSLLDAIRKTHVTAREAGGITQHIGASHVTYNGKEIVFLDTPGHEAFTSMRARGAQCTDIAVLVVAADDGVMPQTIEAINHAKAAGVPIIVAINKMDKPTANPQQVMQELSGYGLVSEAWGGDTVMVEISAKSGKGVDQLLEMISLVAEMQDLKADPTVPPEGVVIEARLDKGQGAVASVIVQQGTLCRGDLILFDTCWGKVRAMFNDAGKNVTQAGPSTAVEIIGLNGVPQPGEHFHQIGSEKEARDYFANLEAERRNAQNNTAVKRMTLEDLYSQMQDGEKPVLNLVIKCDVQGTIEAIVGSLEKLGTEDVGINIVHTAVGRISESDIMLATASNAIVVGFNVRPENSASKLAEKENVQIRLYSIIYEIIDDVKAAMEGLLTPTIKENSLGEVEIRKIFKAPKVGKIAGCRVMKGAIKRGSKVRLVRDGIVIWEGSVASLRREKDEASEVREGFECGMTFTNYQDFREGDMVEAYELVEEKRTL